The Methanohalophilus portucalensis genome window below encodes:
- a CDS encoding pyridoxal phosphate-dependent aminotransferase → MISQKVANIPPFYVMEVLERAQQLEAEGKSIIHLEIGEPDFPTAPHICEAAHNALDACNTTYTHSQGIPELREAITEDYNTRFNLDIDPSQVVVTSGTSPALMLSFMALVDEGMKVAMSNPHYACYPNFVKAIGGKAVLVPTKGEEGYCLNSDNLSKNIDVDTSAILINSPSNPAGYMMPPEEMESIADLAGEIPIISDEIYQGIVYGDAEDHSILEYTDNAIVLNGFSKKYCMTGWRLGYMIVPPNMIRLVQKMQQNFFICANNFVQHAAVAALTGPQDHVKSMVETYDKRRIYMLEKLKDIGFGINYTPNSAFYILADANKFTGNSLEFSRQVLEETGVAITPGIDFGSGAEGHVRFSYANSLGNIEKGMERLDAFLNG, encoded by the coding sequence ATGATATCCCAGAAAGTAGCAAACATACCACCTTTTTACGTTATGGAGGTACTGGAGAGGGCCCAGCAGCTCGAAGCAGAGGGTAAAAGTATAATTCATCTGGAGATTGGAGAACCGGATTTCCCCACTGCTCCCCATATATGTGAAGCTGCCCACAATGCCCTGGATGCCTGCAATACAACTTACACACATAGTCAGGGAATACCCGAACTAAGAGAGGCAATCACTGAAGATTACAACACACGTTTTAACCTTGATATCGACCCTTCACAGGTAGTTGTTACTTCGGGTACAAGCCCGGCCCTTATGTTGAGTTTCATGGCGCTTGTTGATGAAGGGATGAAGGTAGCGATGTCAAATCCTCATTATGCATGTTATCCAAATTTCGTCAAAGCCATCGGGGGCAAGGCAGTCCTGGTTCCTACAAAAGGAGAAGAAGGCTATTGCCTGAATTCTGATAACCTCTCAAAAAATATTGATGTTGATACATCTGCCATTCTAATTAATAGTCCCTCCAACCCTGCAGGTTATATGATGCCTCCAGAAGAGATGGAGTCGATTGCGGACCTGGCAGGAGAAATCCCGATAATTTCCGATGAGATATACCAGGGAATTGTTTACGGGGATGCAGAAGACCACAGCATACTGGAATATACAGATAATGCAATCGTACTAAATGGTTTTTCCAAAAAATACTGCATGACCGGCTGGAGACTGGGTTACATGATCGTGCCTCCTAACATGATCCGATTGGTCCAGAAAATGCAGCAGAATTTTTTCATATGCGCCAACAATTTTGTCCAACACGCCGCAGTTGCAGCGCTCACAGGTCCACAGGACCATGTGAAATCAATGGTTGAGACCTATGACAAACGTCGTATTTACATGCTTGAGAAACTCAAAGATATCGGTTTTGGCATTAATTACACTCCAAATAGTGCCTTCTACATCCTGGCTGACGCGAATAAGTTTACCGGGAATTCACTTGAATTCAGCAGGCAGGTCCTGGAAGAAACCGGAGTGGCCATTACACCAGGAATTGACTTTGGGTCAGGTGCAGAAGGCCATGTTAGATTCTCTTATGCCAACAGTTTAGGAAATATAGAAAAAGGAATGGAAAGACTTGATGCTTTCCTTAACGGGTAA
- the gpgS gene encoding glucosyl-3-phosphoglycerate synthase, with protein MDFHQEDITTIHDFCIDVNKLEEKIKQLEKKRPACLIIPILYEEVEKRPLQQIVEELNKCNCVKQIIIPMAADNPEQYAKAAQFFSQLKTDHMLIWCNGKRVQKIIDDMKEIDLDLTGFRGKGMDAWLGLGVASLNSYAIALHDADIVNYTSSIPLKLLYPIVSRDLNFFFNKGYYARVNLDKKTMHGRVYRLFVQPLMDTLHKELRCDSEILDYFRSFRYTLSGEFAMTSDLALNIRIPADWGLEVGLLAEVYRNATYKRVCQTDLGFYDHKHKKLGQDRTEGLCKMTGDIFSTFLRIITESSTTPISHSLLHSVQVKYKRRGQDLIRKYYTDALFNGLNFNRHEEETYVDMFSKVIMKSGEEYLDKPHDMLLPDWTRVLSAIPDLREQICYAAREDAREFNGNVF; from the coding sequence ATGGATTTTCATCAGGAGGATATTACTACAATACATGATTTTTGCATTGATGTCAATAAACTTGAAGAAAAAATCAAGCAACTTGAAAAAAAGCGACCTGCTTGTTTGATCATACCGATATTATACGAGGAAGTAGAAAAACGTCCTCTTCAGCAAATCGTGGAGGAATTAAATAAATGCAACTGTGTTAAACAGATAATTATTCCGATGGCAGCTGATAATCCCGAACAATACGCAAAAGCTGCACAATTTTTCAGCCAGTTAAAAACCGACCATATGCTCATATGGTGTAATGGCAAAAGGGTTCAAAAGATCATAGATGATATGAAGGAGATTGATCTTGACCTTACAGGTTTCAGAGGTAAGGGCATGGATGCCTGGCTGGGCCTAGGTGTTGCCAGCCTGAATTCTTATGCAATTGCCCTGCATGATGCGGATATTGTCAATTACACATCTTCCATTCCTTTAAAGCTTCTTTATCCTATAGTCAGTCGAGATCTGAATTTCTTTTTCAACAAAGGTTATTATGCAAGAGTAAACCTGGACAAAAAAACTATGCATGGACGTGTTTATCGTCTTTTTGTCCAACCCCTTATGGATACCCTGCACAAAGAACTTCGATGTGATTCAGAGATCCTGGACTATTTCAGATCTTTCCGCTACACCCTCTCCGGTGAATTTGCAATGACAAGCGATCTTGCACTCAATATAAGAATCCCGGCAGACTGGGGACTTGAAGTCGGATTGCTTGCAGAAGTCTACCGCAATGCCACATACAAGAGAGTATGCCAGACAGATCTTGGATTTTACGATCATAAACATAAAAAACTTGGCCAGGACCGCACGGAAGGCCTATGCAAGATGACTGGTGATATTTTCTCGACATTCCTGCGTATAATCACAGAATCATCAACCACCCCCATATCCCATTCACTCTTGCATAGTGTACAGGTGAAATATAAAAGAAGAGGGCAGGACCTTATAAGGAAATATTATACTGATGCCCTTTTCAATGGCCTAAACTTTAACCGCCATGAAGAGGAAACTTATGTGGATATGTTCTCAAAGGTTATCATGAAATCCGGGGAAGAATATCTTGATAAACCCCATGATATGCTGTTGCCAGACTGGACAAGGGTGCTCTCCGCAATACCTGATCTAAGGGAACAAATATGTTATGCAGCACGTGAGGATGCCAGGGAATTTAATGGTAATGTTTTTTGA
- a CDS encoding tetratricopeptide repeat protein, producing the protein MEGMAAEKWFQLGFHAEYPEDKIRCYSRVLEVEKDSLIWDNEAIALVWTNKGIAHSDLTEYQEAIHCFDNALELNGNNPDIWYNRGIVYS; encoded by the coding sequence ATGGAAGGAATGGCGGCAGAAAAATGGTTTCAGCTTGGTTTTCATGCCGAATATCCTGAAGATAAGATTCGTTGCTACTCACGCGTTCTCGAAGTGGAAAAAGATTCTCTTATCTGGGATAACGAAGCGATTGCTCTTGTATGGACAAATAAAGGTATAGCTCACAGTGATCTGACAGAATACCAGGAAGCTATTCATTGTTTTGATAATGCTCTTGAACTTAATGGTAATAATCCTGATATATGGTACAATAGAGGCATAGTCTATTCCTAG
- a CDS encoding tetratricopeptide repeat protein codes for MERYEEALICYEHINIRETDSAEKKTILWNCRGISHFLKGTYDEATRCFSHVLNLDPECEEAKNYLKKAISLLNQQKKQTSNY; via the coding sequence ATGGAAAGATATGAAGAAGCCCTGATATGTTATGAACATATAAACATCAGGGAAACTGATTCTGCTGAAAAGAAAACAATTTTGTGGAACTGTCGGGGCATATCACATTTCTTAAAAGGGACATATGATGAAGCGACACGATGTTTTTCTCATGTATTAAATCTTGATCCGGAATGTGAAGAAGCAAAAAATTACCTGAAAAAAGCCATATCCCTGCTTAATCAGCAAAAAAAACAAACATCCAATTACTAA
- a CDS encoding CDP-alcohol phosphatidyltransferase family protein, with protein sequence MEILGNLKNYIRHSVLPFASRIPLSPDTITYLGLFVSFLAAFEFSKGDLLYGALFLILGGVLDVLDGAVARASGTTSAFGGVLDSVCDRYADAIVFAGLIYGFVNNTIQGSGFFIEGWIWCIFAMIGSYLVSYTRARAEAAGASKLDIGVAERSERIIILIIGALSGFLLQALALIAILTHITFIQRVMGAKQRL encoded by the coding sequence ATGGAAATACTTGGTAATTTAAAAAACTACATACGTCATTCTGTATTGCCATTTGCATCCAGAATCCCCCTTTCTCCCGACACTATCACATATCTCGGGCTTTTTGTAAGTTTTCTGGCAGCTTTTGAGTTTTCAAAAGGCGATCTTTTATACGGTGCCCTTTTTTTAATTCTTGGAGGGGTACTTGATGTTTTGGACGGGGCCGTTGCACGTGCAAGTGGTACAACATCGGCTTTTGGAGGGGTACTTGATTCGGTTTGTGATCGTTATGCGGATGCTATTGTTTTTGCAGGTTTGATTTACGGTTTTGTAAACAACACAATTCAAGGGAGCGGATTTTTTATAGAAGGGTGGATCTGGTGTATCTTTGCAATGATTGGCTCATATCTAGTCAGTTACACACGCGCCCGTGCCGAAGCAGCAGGTGCATCCAAACTTGATATAGGGGTGGCAGAAAGATCAGAAAGAATTATAATTCTGATAATCGGCGCACTTTCAGGTTTCCTCCTGCAGGCACTTGCACTTATTGCAATCCTGACCCACATTACTTTTATACAGCGGGTAATGGGGGCAAAACAGCGCCTATAG
- the purS gene encoding phosphoribosylformylglycinamidine synthase subunit PurS, translating to MLYEAEVTINLKAGMLDPEGTTIKRALGHLGYNTESVKSTKRYVIELNAESEENARGLVDQMCQKLIANPIIHDYSIDLREIE from the coding sequence ATGCTATATGAGGCAGAAGTCACCATCAATCTAAAGGCCGGTATGCTGGACCCTGAAGGAACTACTATCAAGCGTGCTCTGGGACACCTGGGTTATAATACAGAGAGTGTTAAAAGCACCAAAAGGTATGTCATTGAACTTAATGCAGAATCAGAAGAAAATGCCCGCGGACTTGTTGACCAAATGTGTCAGAAACTGATTGCAAACCCTATCATTCATGATTACTCGATTGACCTGAGGGAAATAGAATGA
- the purQ gene encoding phosphoribosylformylglycinamidine synthase I — protein MTVAIIQFGGSNCDNDVLHVLQDVLGIDAELVWYKEEKLDDYEAAVIPGGFSYGDYLRSGAIASRTPIMDAVRKMANDGKPVMGICNGFQILTESGLLDGALTTNSYPKFKCEWSYLKVENTNTPFTSMYEKGQVIRIPIAHKDGKYYNDDASLQQLEDDNQVVFRYVDESGNPNEAVNPNGSRNNIAGITNKTGNVLGMMPHPERASEKIIGSDDGLLMFKSMLIGQK, from the coding sequence ATGACCGTTGCCATCATACAGTTCGGTGGAAGCAATTGCGATAATGATGTCCTGCATGTCTTGCAGGATGTACTTGGAATTGATGCCGAACTTGTCTGGTATAAAGAGGAAAAACTCGATGACTATGAGGCTGCTGTAATCCCGGGTGGTTTTTCATATGGTGACTATCTGAGATCAGGTGCTATTGCTTCAAGGACACCTATAATGGATGCTGTGAGAAAAATGGCCAACGATGGCAAGCCAGTGATGGGAATATGCAATGGCTTCCAGATACTTACTGAATCAGGTTTACTGGATGGAGCCCTTACAACAAACAGTTATCCCAAGTTCAAATGTGAATGGTCATACTTGAAGGTAGAAAATACGAATACGCCTTTCACTTCAATGTATGAAAAAGGTCAGGTGATTCGTATTCCGATTGCCCATAAGGATGGAAAATACTATAATGATGATGCATCCCTGCAGCAGCTGGAGGATGATAATCAGGTTGTATTTAGATATGTAGATGAAAGCGGCAATCCAAACGAAGCTGTCAATCCAAACGGCTCACGTAATAACATTGCAGGCATCACAAATAAAACCGGCAATGTACTGGGTATGATGCCACATCCCGAAAGAGCATCAGAGAAAATTATAGGTTCTGATGATGGTCTTTTGATGTTTAAGTCGATGTTAATTGGTCAGAAATAA
- the rnhB gene encoding ribonuclease HII: MKIAGIDEAGKGPVIGPMCVAGVIMDESNINALKNLGVADSKKLSPKKRENLARQIRKYADGIFIQEIEACQIDELRNIMSMNDIMIRGFSSVLENLKPDMAYVDAADVNAERFGKKLLAAYEKKHEGEKKPEIVSEHRADDIYPIVSAASIIAKVRRDELIGNIKTSINEDFGSGYPSDPKTKKFLQEWMDKNGNLPDFVRHSWKTAAKIKVSK, from the coding sequence ATGAAAATTGCAGGAATTGATGAAGCTGGCAAAGGACCGGTAATCGGACCAATGTGTGTTGCCGGTGTTATTATGGATGAATCAAACATAAACGCCCTGAAGAATCTGGGTGTGGCAGACTCAAAAAAACTGTCCCCCAAAAAAAGGGAAAATCTCGCCCGTCAGATACGTAAATATGCAGATGGGATATTTATACAGGAAATAGAAGCATGCCAGATAGATGAGCTACGCAACATAATGAGCATGAATGATATCATGATAAGGGGATTTTCTAGTGTCCTCGAAAACCTGAAACCTGATATGGCATATGTAGATGCTGCAGATGTAAACGCAGAAAGATTCGGCAAGAAACTTCTTGCTGCATATGAAAAGAAGCATGAAGGAGAAAAAAAGCCGGAAATTGTTTCCGAGCATCGTGCCGATGACATATACCCAATAGTATCTGCGGCCTCCATTATTGCAAAAGTCAGAAGAGACGAGCTTATAGGAAATATCAAAACATCTATCAATGAAGATTTTGGAAGCGGTTATCCATCAGATCCCAAAACCAAAAAATTCCTTCAGGAGTGGATGGATAAAAATGGGAATTTGCCCGATTTTGTCAGGCATTCCTGGAAGACCGCTGCAAAAATAAAAGTAAGCAAATGA
- a CDS encoding type II secretion system F family protein, whose product MDGSQTEENETTVEPDAIDESTDPVKKASQLPQTNKISLKQKIINSSRHLKTRFKLNGKSNSEKDYGQILFDLARKIPFALLGERVKERGNSYSSLQLQLKQARIPVSYEMYVSAGIFYSVVAGIFGALLGLLFAYLIFTIIGLPDQLTGIQVNSSFAWLLAYRDIIIGFFIVIFLTLILGGITYVLFMFYPAFQAGERKNNIDQQLPYAVTFMYALTRGGMNILDVFKSLAKAEDTYGEVAVEVDTIVKDMEYFGHDIRTALTNISSTTPSDRFQDLIYNLVTIIDSGGDIAKYFQDKSDQYLQKSMVDQKGFLETLALLSESYVTAFVAGPLFIIIMGVMMIIMGSGSKSMVYAIIYAVLPIGSLMFVVMISIITPGELGEPKLLKTNDTYDHGIPEVPLHLQPVYDENGEVIEENEDKVQKRGYFESFIKSKKGLQYKKYIRNPLKPMLEKPEYTLVITGPIGACIIIIPLLLNMKDGGLPSGIIDFIDDYLVFGFFATVVPLTIFYEKKNRRKKKLEQNIPDLLKKLASTNETGMTLQDSIKLMSRKETDTLSKEIKKVWRDISWGVNINDSLVRFANRLRTQVVARSFTLITKANESSGDIGQVLLVASRDASSEQDMKRERSMSMMIYIVIIYIAFFVFVGVIYVISTTFLTEMADAGAKMAASGTQGSFLSSFNLDEYTRLFKHACLIQGLSSGLMAGAMGEGKVLAGLKHSIVMMTIAYVIFTLFI is encoded by the coding sequence TTGGATGGATCACAAACTGAAGAAAATGAAACTACAGTTGAACCCGACGCAATCGATGAATCTACGGATCCTGTCAAAAAAGCATCCCAACTACCTCAAACCAATAAAATATCGCTCAAACAAAAAATAATAAACTCTTCCAGACATTTAAAAACACGTTTCAAATTAAATGGTAAAAGCAACTCCGAGAAAGATTATGGTCAAATTCTTTTTGACCTTGCCAGAAAAATTCCTTTCGCCCTGCTGGGAGAGAGGGTTAAGGAAAGAGGGAACAGTTATTCAAGCCTCCAGCTCCAGCTCAAACAGGCACGAATTCCTGTGTCTTATGAGATGTATGTATCAGCAGGGATATTTTATTCTGTGGTTGCAGGGATTTTCGGCGCTTTGCTGGGACTTTTATTTGCTTACCTTATTTTCACGATCATAGGATTACCCGATCAGCTAACCGGCATCCAGGTCAATTCATCGTTTGCATGGTTGCTGGCTTACAGGGATATTATAATAGGCTTTTTTATTGTTATTTTCCTGACACTTATACTGGGAGGTATAACTTATGTTCTCTTCATGTTTTATCCGGCATTCCAGGCAGGGGAGAGGAAAAATAATATCGATCAACAACTCCCCTATGCAGTAACTTTTATGTATGCATTAACAAGGGGCGGGATGAATATCCTGGATGTATTCAAATCCCTTGCAAAGGCAGAAGATACCTATGGGGAAGTGGCTGTCGAAGTCGATACCATTGTAAAGGACATGGAATATTTCGGCCACGACATCAGAACAGCACTGACAAATATATCCAGTACTACCCCTTCAGACAGGTTTCAGGATTTGATATACAATCTTGTTACAATAATAGATAGTGGGGGAGACATCGCAAAATATTTTCAGGATAAATCAGATCAATACTTGCAGAAAAGTATGGTGGACCAGAAAGGTTTCCTGGAAACACTGGCATTGCTTTCTGAATCATATGTAACTGCATTTGTGGCCGGTCCACTGTTTATAATAATAATGGGAGTTATGATGATTATCATGGGTTCCGGCTCAAAATCAATGGTATATGCAATCATATATGCTGTCCTCCCCATCGGTTCCCTCATGTTTGTTGTTATGATCAGCATAATAACACCTGGCGAACTAGGGGAACCAAAGTTACTCAAGACCAATGATACATATGATCATGGAATCCCCGAAGTACCTCTACACCTCCAGCCGGTTTATGACGAAAACGGGGAAGTTATAGAAGAAAATGAAGACAAAGTACAAAAACGCGGATATTTTGAAAGTTTTATCAAATCAAAAAAGGGCCTTCAATATAAGAAATATATAAGAAATCCTTTAAAGCCAATGCTTGAAAAGCCCGAATATACACTGGTTATAACGGGCCCGATTGGTGCATGCATAATAATAATTCCCCTCCTTCTCAATATGAAAGATGGAGGATTACCCTCCGGGATAATTGATTTTATTGATGATTATCTTGTATTTGGATTTTTTGCAACAGTTGTTCCCCTGACTATATTCTATGAAAAGAAAAATCGGCGCAAGAAGAAGTTGGAACAAAATATTCCTGACCTGTTGAAAAAACTGGCCAGTACTAACGAAACCGGGATGACATTACAGGATTCAATAAAGCTTATGTCAAGAAAGGAGACTGATACTCTCAGTAAGGAAATAAAAAAGGTCTGGAGGGATATTTCCTGGGGAGTAAACATAAATGACAGTCTTGTCAGGTTTGCAAATCGACTGAGGACCCAGGTTGTGGCAAGGTCATTTACCCTTATTACCAAGGCCAATGAATCCAGTGGAGATATAGGTCAGGTTTTACTCGTAGCATCCCGTGATGCATCATCTGAACAGGATATGAAGCGGGAACGTTCAATGAGCATGATGATTTATATAGTAATTATCTACATTGCTTTTTTTGTTTTTGTAGGTGTGATATATGTAATATCCACTACATTCCTGACAGAAATGGCAGATGCGGGTGCAAAAATGGCTGCTTCGGGAACACAGGGAAGTTTCCTTTCAAGTTTTAACCTGGATGAGTATACGAGATTGTTCAAACATGCCTGTCTGATACAGGGACTGAGTTCCGGTCTGATGGCAGGAGCAATGGGTGAAGGAAAAGTCCTTGCCGGATTGAAACATTCAATAGTGATGATGACAATTGCTTACGTTATCTTTACCTTATTTATCTGA
- a CDS encoding type II/IV secretion system ATPase subunit has translation MSDEDSVKRGMDYSSKGELSKNNKNSSTGKQEESGVIEPKLFKPGSFRKKEKSSQKDTLIVKEKKDEIIFTPSKGEKTIRRENPSANENNEEQRKLSDGESNTSNSKEDLPNIFSPPPESDNTEKNIRELQEKTTETDDSEDLNNSAMVKTSLSQDPTVNDDTENLLEDEPEEGNKESGEEADSQTKIKKSFKNINFVQKIRNLLEREIEPIEQYDPAIHGPITYFEGIANYEEIERYWLDEPFCFVVILYNELLNDYLYQIVEPKLDEFEEIFLTEIKDRLRDVLLVENIDRLANKEKILEDKILIILKDYAIKFTPLMLGKIIYYVKRDFVRLGKIDPLMYDDGIEDISGNGHDKPVFLYHKKYSNISTNIYFEEDELNSFIIQLAQKSGKHISVAEPMIDATMPDGSRIQMTLGTTVTTHGSTFTIRKFSETPITPIDLLEWGTFSSAGMTYLWLCIENNKSLIYAGGTASGKTSSLNAVSLFIPEKAKIISLEDTRELKLPHINWIPGVTRDSFTADERGAVDMYDLLKAALRQRPEYLLVGEVRGKEALTLFQAMSTGHTTFSTMHADSVSSAIHRLENPPISVPRNMIQALDIMSIQAQTFSAGKRVRRNLKLVEITDIDPNTRNIRTNDIFTWDSSTDSFRHTGKSKALNDIKLQRGWNEGDINRELQTRQNILEYMLYNGIRDFKEIATIIKEYQATPEKTLARFGMDK, from the coding sequence ATGAGTGATGAAGATTCCGTAAAAAGGGGAATGGATTATTCAAGCAAGGGAGAACTTTCAAAGAACAATAAAAACTCATCCACTGGCAAGCAAGAAGAATCGGGAGTGATAGAACCAAAACTTTTCAAACCCGGCTCCTTCCGTAAAAAAGAAAAATCTTCTCAAAAAGACACCTTGATTGTTAAAGAAAAAAAGGATGAAATTATTTTCACACCTTCCAAAGGTGAAAAAACCATACGTAGAGAAAATCCATCTGCAAACGAGAATAATGAAGAACAAAGAAAACTATCCGATGGAGAATCAAATACTTCCAATTCTAAAGAGGATTTACCAAATATATTTTCTCCCCCTCCAGAAAGCGATAATACTGAAAAAAATATAAGAGAATTACAGGAAAAAACAACTGAAACAGATGACTCTGAAGACCTAAATAACAGCGCAATGGTGAAGACTTCCTTATCTCAAGATCCTACTGTAAATGATGACACGGAAAATTTACTGGAGGATGAACCGGAGGAGGGAAATAAAGAATCAGGCGAAGAGGCTGATTCACAAACTAAAATAAAAAAAAGTTTCAAAAATATTAATTTCGTCCAGAAAATACGTAATCTCCTTGAAAGAGAAATAGAACCAATCGAACAGTATGACCCTGCTATCCATGGTCCCATTACATATTTTGAAGGGATAGCAAATTATGAAGAAATTGAGAGATATTGGCTTGATGAGCCATTTTGTTTTGTCGTCATTCTTTATAATGAACTCCTCAATGATTATCTGTACCAGATAGTTGAACCAAAATTAGATGAATTTGAAGAAATCTTCCTGACAGAGATTAAAGATCGTTTGCGTGATGTTTTACTCGTGGAAAATATTGACAGACTGGCAAATAAAGAAAAGATACTGGAAGACAAGATACTGATCATCCTTAAGGATTATGCTATAAAATTTACCCCCCTGATGTTGGGAAAAATCATTTACTATGTAAAAAGGGATTTTGTCAGGCTGGGAAAAATTGATCCACTGATGTATGACGATGGAATAGAAGATATATCAGGTAACGGACACGATAAGCCTGTTTTTCTCTATCACAAAAAATACAGCAATATTTCCACCAATATCTACTTTGAAGAAGATGAACTCAATTCTTTTATAATCCAGCTTGCTCAAAAAAGTGGTAAACATATATCCGTAGCCGAGCCAATGATAGATGCCACAATGCCAGATGGGTCCCGTATCCAGATGACTCTGGGTACAACTGTAACCACTCACGGCAGTACCTTCACAATTCGTAAATTCAGTGAAACTCCTATTACACCAATTGACCTTCTTGAGTGGGGTACCTTTTCTTCGGCAGGAATGACATATCTGTGGTTGTGTATTGAAAATAATAAGAGTCTGATATATGCAGGAGGTACGGCTTCAGGTAAGACTTCATCATTGAATGCAGTCTCCCTCTTCATTCCTGAAAAGGCAAAAATCATTTCCCTTGAGGATACAAGAGAGCTTAAATTACCGCATATTAATTGGATACCAGGAGTTACCAGGGACTCATTTACAGCAGACGAAAGAGGAGCTGTTGACATGTATGACCTGCTGAAGGCGGCTTTGAGGCAAAGACCGGAGTACCTGCTGGTAGGTGAGGTCAGGGGCAAAGAAGCACTAACGTTGTTCCAGGCGATGTCTACAGGCCACACCACATTTTCTACCATGCATGCTGATTCTGTATCATCGGCAATTCACAGGCTGGAAAATCCTCCTATAAGTGTACCCAGAAATATGATCCAGGCTCTTGACATAATGAGTATTCAGGCACAGACATTTTCAGCAGGCAAACGTGTCAGGAGGAACCTGAAACTTGTGGAGATCACCGATATAGATCCAAATACGCGCAATATTCGAACCAACGACATATTTACGTGGGATTCATCGACTGATTCCTTCAGGCATACGGGTAAATCCAAAGCATTGAATGACATAAAGCTACAAAGGGGCTGGAATGAAGGAGATATTAATCGAGAACTGCAAACCCGGCAGAATATACTTGAATATATGTTGTACAATGGAATCCGGGATTTCAAAGAGATTGCTACCATCATTAAAGAGTACCAGGCAACACCCGAAAAAACCCTTGCCAGATTTGGAATGGATAAATGA